A region of the Fusobacteria bacterium ZRK30 genome:
ATCCACAATGATATTCAGGGATTTGGCTCATATAGTACTAGGAGACAGTTATAGGAAAGCTATCTATGTGATACCTATCTTGACCATGGCACCAGTATTAAACTGTATGTCTGAAGTCCTTTCCCAGGGGATAAACTTTGCCAAAAAACCTAAGTGGCACTTTATTGCAGGATTAGTGGCAAGTTTAATAAATATAGGATTAAACTTTATCCTGGTTCCGAAATACGGGGCTAAAGGAGCTGCCATAGCCACTGCCATAGCATGGATTGGTTTCTTTGTGGTAAAGCTCAAGGTTTCCATGAAATATTATTACTATGAATATGACAGAAATAAGATCATTCTGGGTCTGGTTTTTTTGCTGGTAATGGGTATCTATCTGGCTTTCAATGACGGGAATATAAAAAGTTATACAGCATTATTTGTGAGTCTGGGAATATTAGGAGTTTATTATGGGAAGAAGGTTCTGGCTTTTAGGAAAAGTTAATTCCTCCTTTTTAAGTTTTTGAAAAGTCACAAATTACATGAATCAGTGTGAAGAAAAAATGGATATAAAAAGATAAAAGGGAGACGTTATGAAAAAGAAAAAGATCTTATTTTATTACTCCATATTTTTAAATGGAGGAATAGAGAGAGTTTTTGTAAATATATTAAATAACTTAGATTTAAAAAAATATGAAGTGGTACTTTTGAATACCAATAACAGATCTACATTTCATCTGAAGGATGAGATCAGGAGGATAAATTTAGATAAAAAAAGGGCCCGGGAGGGTGTGATTGAATCTATCCAGGTGATGAGGCGAGAAGATCCTGATATTATCATAGCTGGAGGGTGTATAAATAACCTGACTATCCTACTGGCTAAAAAAATATTTAGGATGAAAGCCAAGGTGATATTTTCCCTCCATGCTATAGACAGAACTGCAGTCAGAAAAAAAATAATTAAGTGGTTTTACCCCGTGGCAGATAAGGTGGTCGGAATAAATCGTGGAAGTATCGACTTGACTATAAAAATATCTGGGGTAAAATTAAGAGAGGATAAAATTGAGATCATAAACAATCCTGTAGTGGATGAAAATATGATGAAGATGTCAAAGGAAGAGGTATCCCACAAGTGGCTGGATGGAAATCATAAAGTTTTTACCACAATAGGGAGGTTATCGTGGGAAAAAACACAGGATGTTATGATCCATGCCTTGAATGAAATAAAGGATAAAAGTGTAAAGCTGCTGATAATAGGAGAGGGACCTGAGGAAGAAAAACATCGTGAACTGGTTAAAAAATTAAAATTAGAAGACCGGGTGGATTTTATAGGGCATCAAATAAACCCATTTAAATATATATCCAAGTGTGACGGCTTCTTATTGTCTTCAAAAACCGAAGGGTTTGGGATGGTATTGGTAGAAGCTATGGCCTGCAAGATACCTGTGATATCTACAAGATCCATGGCCAGATCTGAGGATGTAATCTTAGATGGAAAGACAGGGTTACTGTGTGATGTAGGAGATTATAGAGAGATGGCCAGATTGATGAAACTCCTCTTAGACAATAAGGGTTTAAAATCCGAACTAATAAAGAGTTCATATGAGACTGTAGAAAAATTTAGTGTGAAGGAGTCGGTGAAAAAATACGAAGAATTATTTGATGGGTTATAAAAGGGGGAGATTATGATGATGGTAACAGTATTAATGCCTGTATATAATGCAAGTGAATTTTTAAGGGAAACAATGGACAGTATTTTAGATCAAACGTATGAGGAGTTTGAATTTTTGATAATCAATGACGGGTCTACAGATTCAAGTGTAAATATAATTGAATCCTATGAAGACGAAAGGATAAGACTGGTTCATAACACAGAAAACATAGGATTAATAAAAACATTGAATAAAGGGATAGAGACAGCTCACGGAAAATATATTGTCCGGATGGATGCTGATGATATAGCGGAAAAAAACAGAATAGAAACTCAGGTAAACTTTATGGAAAATAATTCTGATGTAGCAGTGGCAGGATCCAATGGAATGATGTTTTTATCCAATAAACCTATGATAAAAAAACCGACAGACTTTCCTACAAGATACAGTGAGATCAGATGTAAACTCCTCTTTGAAAGCCCGATAATGCATCCAGCTGTAATAATGAGAAAAAGTGTGTTATTAGAAGATAATTATAGATATAGGGATGAATATAAGGCCACAGAAGATTATGGATTGTGGATGGAGATAGCCAAGGATCATAAGGTCGTAAATATATCTCAAAAATTATTGAGATACAGAATAGTATCCAGCAGTATAACCAATCAGGCACTAAAAAGAATGAATGACAGAATAAAGATAATGAAAAAAATATATATTCTGGGACTGGATTATTTGGGAGTTGAATATAGTGAAGATGAGCTGGATATCCATGCAGAAATAGCCCTCTCTTCTACTTTAAAACATTTTCAATACACTAAGAGAAGTGTTGAAAAATGGCTTTCTAAATTAATAGTTGTAAACAACTCTACCGGTAGATTTAAGTCAGAAATTTTTAATAGAGAGATAGCGGAACAGTATTTTAGAGTTTGTGTGTACAATGGAGCCTATGTAGATTATAAAAACAGTAAATTTGCTAACTATAATCCTAAGAGTTTCTTTACGTATATGAAGTTAAAAAGTGCCGTCAGGATAAAACAGATGGTAAGATAAAAAAATAAAGGTTAAAATTTAAAGGAGTTATAATATGCCAGAAGATAGATTAAATAAGATAAGTTGTAGTAATTATAAGTGTGAGATTGAGCTAACCCTTGAAATAATAAGTGGGAAATGGAAAGCACTGATTTTATGGAATTTGGGGAACTATGGGACCATAAGGTTCAATGAATTTAAAAGACGTATCCCAGGGATAACTCAAAAGATGCTGACACAGCAGCTGAGAGATCTTGAAAATAATAAGCTGGTAAGTAGAAAGGTATACCCGCAAGTTCCTCCCATGGTGGAGTATTCACTGACAGAGTTAGGTGAAAGACTTATGCCGATCTTAGAAGAGATGGATAAATGGGGAAAAGACTATATAGATTTAAGATAAAAAAACAGATATTGGGAGAAAAAAGATCGATGAATAGATTTTTTATTTGATTTGATTAATTTTTTTAAACTTTTTTCCCTCTTTCTGCGACTAACTAGTATAAGCAAATGAAAATAATAATTTTTTCATTTCTTTCTTTCCTTAAATAAAATATAAAAATGAAAGACCTCCTGACTGTACGACTATTACAGTTGGGAGGTCTTTTATTTTTTGGACTGTGTATCTTATAAAAAACAAAAGTGAATATAGTTAGTTCTATTTTTTTAAATTTAAAAT
Encoded here:
- a CDS encoding glycosyltransferase — its product is MKKKKILFYYSIFLNGGIERVFVNILNNLDLKKYEVVLLNTNNRSTFHLKDEIRRINLDKKRAREGVIESIQVMRREDPDIIIAGGCINNLTILLAKKIFRMKAKVIFSLHAIDRTAVRKKIIKWFYPVADKVVGINRGSIDLTIKISGVKLREDKIEIINNPVVDENMMKMSKEEVSHKWLDGNHKVFTTIGRLSWEKTQDVMIHALNEIKDKSVKLLIIGEGPEEEKHRELVKKLKLEDRVDFIGHQINPFKYISKCDGFLLSSKTEGFGMVLVEAMACKIPVISTRSMARSEDVILDGKTGLLCDVGDYREMARLMKLLLDNKGLKSELIKSSYETVEKFSVKESVKKYEELFDGL
- a CDS encoding glycosyltransferase; amino-acid sequence: MMMVTVLMPVYNASEFLRETMDSILDQTYEEFEFLIINDGSTDSSVNIIESYEDERIRLVHNTENIGLIKTLNKGIETAHGKYIVRMDADDIAEKNRIETQVNFMENNSDVAVAGSNGMMFLSNKPMIKKPTDFPTRYSEIRCKLLFESPIMHPAVIMRKSVLLEDNYRYRDEYKATEDYGLWMEIAKDHKVVNISQKLLRYRIVSSSITNQALKRMNDRIKIMKKIYILGLDYLGVEYSEDELDIHAEIALSSTLKHFQYTKRSVEKWLSKLIVVNNSTGRFKSEIFNREIAEQYFRVCVYNGAYVDYKNSKFANYNPKSFFTYMKLKSAVRIKQMVR
- a CDS encoding helix-turn-helix transcriptional regulator produces the protein MPEDRLNKISCSNYKCEIELTLEIISGKWKALILWNLGNYGTIRFNEFKRRIPGITQKMLTQQLRDLENNKLVSRKVYPQVPPMVEYSLTELGERLMPILEEMDKWGKDYIDLR